The Paeniglutamicibacter sulfureus genome includes a region encoding these proteins:
- a CDS encoding NAD-dependent succinate-semialdehyde dehydrogenase, translated as MTDAPWKKITGKLGEIEVPLGLYVDGEWRAAEGERVFSVQNPADETEIAAVSDASTHDALDALTAATGAQEAWGSTTTRHRSNILRKVFELLVERKEEIAWVMSAEMGKPLTEARGEVQVSADYFQWFSELVTQQQGTYTESPTGGFKIITTRQPVGPSYLVTPWNFPLFMGARKAAAALAAGCTIIIKPAALTPLVTHMFVQVLHEAGLPKGVVNLVTTSSSSKQSQALMSRTELKKVSFTGSTAVGVTLLKQAADNVMATSMELGGNGPFVVLSDADVEEAAAGAVVAKFRNAGQVCVAANRIIVEKSVAPAFRESFLAKVAELRVGAGTEDGVNVGPLVDEKQRNSVQRLLSDAVAEGAEIIFGGDSTEGPGFFINPTVVANAGLDSTIATSEIFGPVASIYEVEGDDAALDLANQTPFGLVSYVYTRDVSKAIKAAERLDSGMVGVNRAVVADPAAPFGGIKASGFGKEGGHAGIEEYQIEKYIALNI; from the coding sequence ATGACTGATGCTCCATGGAAAAAGATTACCGGGAAGCTTGGAGAGATCGAGGTTCCGCTGGGGCTGTACGTCGATGGTGAATGGCGGGCAGCGGAGGGGGAAAGGGTCTTTTCCGTGCAGAACCCGGCAGATGAGACCGAGATTGCGGCTGTTTCCGATGCCAGCACACACGATGCGCTCGATGCCCTGACCGCGGCGACCGGTGCCCAGGAGGCGTGGGGAAGCACCACGACGCGCCACCGTTCCAATATTCTTCGCAAGGTCTTCGAGCTGCTGGTCGAGCGCAAGGAGGAAATTGCTTGGGTGATGTCGGCTGAAATGGGCAAGCCGCTCACGGAGGCGCGTGGCGAAGTCCAGGTGTCGGCGGATTACTTCCAGTGGTTCTCGGAGCTGGTCACGCAACAGCAGGGCACCTACACAGAGTCGCCCACCGGCGGCTTCAAAATCATCACCACGCGCCAGCCGGTTGGCCCTTCCTACCTGGTAACCCCGTGGAACTTCCCGCTCTTCATGGGCGCGCGCAAGGCGGCTGCGGCCCTGGCCGCCGGGTGCACGATTATCATCAAGCCAGCTGCGCTGACACCGTTGGTGACCCACATGTTTGTGCAGGTCCTACACGAGGCCGGGCTTCCAAAGGGCGTGGTTAACCTTGTCACCACGAGTTCGTCGTCCAAGCAGTCGCAGGCCCTGATGTCGCGCACCGAACTGAAGAAGGTCAGCTTTACCGGCTCGACGGCAGTTGGCGTCACCCTGCTCAAGCAGGCGGCGGACAACGTGATGGCTACGTCGATGGAACTGGGCGGAAACGGCCCGTTTGTCGTTCTTTCCGATGCGGATGTGGAAGAGGCCGCCGCGGGTGCGGTGGTAGCGAAGTTCCGCAACGCCGGGCAGGTTTGCGTTGCCGCGAACCGCATCATCGTGGAGAAGTCCGTGGCTCCTGCCTTCCGGGAAAGCTTCTTGGCGAAAGTTGCCGAGCTCCGGGTCGGAGCAGGTACAGAAGACGGGGTCAATGTCGGACCTTTGGTCGATGAGAAGCAACGCAACAGCGTGCAGCGGCTCCTCAGCGACGCGGTGGCCGAAGGGGCGGAGATCATCTTCGGTGGCGACTCGACCGAGGGGCCAGGCTTCTTCATTAACCCCACGGTGGTCGCGAATGCTGGTCTGGACTCGACCATTGCCACGAGTGAGATTTTTGGTCCGGTTGCCTCCATCTACGAGGTCGAAGGCGACGACGCCGCGCTTGACTTGGCCAACCAAACGCCCTTCGGCCTGGTTTCCTATGTCTACACGCGGGACGTGAGCAAGGCGATCAAGGCCGCTGAGCGACTCGACAGCGGTATGGTCGGCGTCAACCGCGCAGTGGTGGCCGATCCGGCGGCACCGTTCGGTGGGATCAAGGCTTCTGGCTTTGGCAAGGAAGGTGGGCACGCGGGCATCGAAGAATACCAAATCGAAAAGTACATCGCGCTCAACATCTGA
- a CDS encoding MFS transporter: protein MPNVAQTHRHPARRVAAASMIGTTIEWYDYYIFGTAAVLVLNDQFFPQLSPAAGTLAALATFAVAFIARPFGGILFGHFGDKVSRKTILVWSLILMGVSTFLVGFLPNYDAIGIWAPILLVVLRFLQGLAVGGEWGGAVLMALEHAPKNKKAFYASWTQSGVPAALVLSSTIFLLMQQMDEASFHAWGWRVPFWISALLILVGLFIRLRITESPEFLKMKSEKREVRVPLFELLRTAWWPLILGTLTLASPNIIFYISSVYLLSYGPAHVGLNRESVFIALIIAASIQVFTIPLVAMLADRIGKKTVMLAGAALVALLIYPVFWLVNTGEPMGALAAMILALPIAHATAYSAVASFIPELFRTEVRFTGSSLAYQLGGIITSAPAPFIAAYLMQNTGSSTAVATYIAVAAAIGFVAIALARRAKDPRSPQEADAVSVSAG, encoded by the coding sequence ATGCCCAACGTTGCGCAGACGCATCGCCATCCGGCGAGACGCGTAGCAGCCGCCTCGATGATCGGTACCACCATCGAATGGTATGACTACTATATTTTCGGCACTGCCGCGGTCCTCGTTCTGAATGACCAGTTCTTCCCCCAGTTGTCCCCTGCAGCCGGGACCCTGGCAGCGCTCGCCACCTTTGCCGTCGCCTTTATCGCCCGCCCTTTTGGTGGCATCCTCTTTGGCCACTTCGGCGACAAGGTTAGCCGCAAGACCATTCTCGTGTGGTCCCTGATACTGATGGGTGTCTCCACTTTCCTCGTCGGCTTCTTGCCTAACTACGATGCCATTGGCATCTGGGCCCCGATCCTCCTGGTCGTGCTCCGTTTCCTCCAAGGATTGGCCGTCGGTGGTGAATGGGGAGGCGCGGTCCTTATGGCTCTGGAGCATGCGCCGAAGAACAAGAAGGCCTTCTACGCATCTTGGACCCAGTCGGGCGTTCCTGCTGCATTGGTTCTTTCCTCCACCATCTTCTTGCTGATGCAGCAGATGGACGAAGCCTCCTTCCATGCGTGGGGATGGCGGGTACCCTTCTGGATTTCGGCCCTCTTGATCCTCGTTGGATTGTTCATCCGCTTGCGGATCACGGAGTCGCCGGAATTCCTCAAGATGAAGTCGGAAAAACGTGAAGTTCGAGTTCCACTCTTCGAGTTGCTGCGCACCGCATGGTGGCCACTAATCCTCGGCACCCTGACGCTGGCATCACCGAACATCATCTTCTACATCTCTTCCGTTTACCTGCTCAGCTACGGTCCCGCTCACGTTGGACTCAACCGTGAATCCGTCTTTATTGCCCTGATCATCGCGGCCAGCATCCAGGTCTTCACCATCCCGCTGGTCGCAATGCTCGCCGATCGGATCGGCAAGAAAACCGTCATGCTGGCCGGTGCCGCCCTAGTCGCTCTTCTGATCTACCCGGTATTCTGGCTTGTCAACACCGGGGAACCGATGGGCGCTCTTGCTGCGATGATCCTGGCTCTGCCCATTGCGCACGCAACCGCCTATTCAGCTGTAGCCAGCTTCATCCCTGAACTTTTCCGGACCGAGGTTCGCTTTACTGGTAGCTCTCTGGCTTATCAACTCGGTGGAATCATCACCTCGGCTCCTGCTCCGTTCATCGCTGCGTACCTGATGCAAAATACCGGCTCTTCCACGGCCGTAGCCACGTACATTGCCGTCGCCGCGGCCATTGGATTCGTGGCCATTGCCCTGGCTCGCAGGGCCAAGGATCCCCGCAGCCCGCAGGAAGCCGACGCCGTTTCCGTCTCGGCCGGCTAA
- a CDS encoding alcohol dehydrogenase catalytic domain-containing protein: protein MPSVAPGGALVDVALGGICGTDVHLRTGHLSVPLPLAMGHEGVGHIRALGEGLTTDVEGQPLTVGDRVVWANNIPCGSCYECLVLKEPTLCLNRKIYGINRKASDAPHLQGGWAETISLEAGTTIIKLPDTVSFEEVITLGCAGPTAIHGVVENLTIEPGSIVAVQGAGPVGLASAMYAKAMGAAQVIILGGPTSRIEVFRRSFR, encoded by the coding sequence ATGCCCTCCGTAGCACCCGGCGGCGCCCTGGTGGATGTTGCGCTCGGCGGAATCTGCGGCACCGATGTCCACCTGCGCACCGGGCACCTTTCCGTGCCACTGCCACTGGCCATGGGACACGAAGGAGTCGGCCATATCCGGGCACTTGGCGAGGGACTAACCACCGACGTTGAGGGCCAACCACTGACGGTGGGCGACCGCGTTGTATGGGCCAACAACATTCCCTGCGGCAGCTGCTACGAATGCCTTGTGCTGAAAGAACCAACGCTCTGCCTCAACCGCAAGATCTACGGCATCAACCGCAAAGCTTCGGATGCACCACACCTTCAAGGTGGCTGGGCAGAAACCATATCCCTAGAAGCAGGTACGACCATCATCAAGCTGCCGGACACCGTCAGCTTCGAGGAGGTAATCACACTAGGCTGCGCGGGACCAACCGCCATCCATGGTGTCGTTGAAAACCTTACGATCGAACCCGGTTCGATCGTCGCGGTCCAGGGAGCCGGGCCGGTGGGTCTGGCTTCGGCCATGTACGCCAAGGCCATGGGCGCCGCCCAGGTCATCATCCTAGGTGGCCCAACCTCGCGTATTGAGGTGTTTAGGCGGAGCTTTCGGTAG
- the istA gene encoding IS21 family transposase gives MADYKQIMALLVQGNSYRQVQARAGCSHRTISKARQVLDDQKLTTLDQVGALSDEDLDRLFSDGRKNVSSEFVPVNIDAVVKARIGRKKPPLKVMWARYLDTPHTGSARFYGYERFCQIVAEHVKANDLTSPLTHEPGRTMQVDWAGTKMQLTDPITRETTKVSVFVASLPYSGMIFAYGSLDEKLPAWCQMHRRAFEYFQGVTQLVIPDNASTASNQISRYEKARDVNQSYEAFLEYYQSAAVPTGSYKPQEKGHVEAGVKIVTNWIIHYLADRRFTTLDELNEAVAEQMDMINERTPFRGEPRSRREWFEEAERPELIGLPDEPWREVQWRKAKVSRDWHVQVDTIKYSVPHQHAGQTLDVRVVGEQVTILAGGAVIASHQRGARRHSYVTDADHAPHGYEDTSLLWTRAYFIRQATKVGPYTVQALTRLLERKKIEAQGYRSCLNILELGKGNNRSLLEQACHDLCVHDARNPISYTAVKHRIAVLRADHAGRPATLAPGPGPSAATGRTVGVRDTSRAHLDGISQFSLEALTNASLTEPTTGEGRA, from the coding sequence GTGGCTGATTACAAACAAATCATGGCCCTGCTGGTGCAGGGCAATTCGTATCGGCAGGTCCAAGCGCGAGCCGGTTGCTCGCATCGAACGATCTCCAAGGCCCGCCAGGTCCTTGACGACCAGAAACTGACCACCCTTGATCAGGTCGGTGCGCTTAGCGATGAGGACCTTGACCGGCTTTTCAGCGATGGCCGCAAGAACGTGTCCAGCGAGTTCGTTCCCGTCAACATCGATGCCGTGGTGAAGGCCCGGATCGGCCGGAAAAAGCCACCGTTAAAGGTCATGTGGGCCCGCTACCTGGACACCCCGCACACGGGCTCCGCCCGGTTTTACGGGTATGAACGGTTCTGCCAGATCGTTGCCGAGCACGTGAAGGCCAACGACCTGACCAGCCCGCTTACGCACGAACCCGGACGCACGATGCAGGTCGACTGGGCCGGGACCAAGATGCAGCTGACCGACCCCATCACCCGGGAAACCACGAAGGTCTCGGTCTTCGTGGCGTCGTTGCCGTATTCGGGCATGATCTTCGCGTACGGGTCCCTGGACGAGAAGCTTCCAGCGTGGTGCCAGATGCACCGCAGGGCCTTTGAATATTTTCAAGGCGTGACCCAACTGGTCATTCCCGACAATGCCTCGACCGCCTCGAACCAGATCAGCCGCTATGAAAAGGCCCGGGACGTGAACCAGTCCTATGAGGCTTTCCTGGAGTATTACCAGAGCGCGGCAGTCCCGACCGGATCCTACAAGCCGCAAGAGAAAGGCCACGTCGAGGCCGGGGTGAAGATCGTGACGAACTGGATCATCCACTATCTTGCCGACCGGCGCTTCACGACCCTGGATGAGCTCAATGAGGCCGTGGCCGAACAGATGGACATGATCAACGAACGGACGCCCTTCCGCGGTGAGCCCCGCTCCCGGCGTGAGTGGTTCGAGGAAGCCGAGCGCCCCGAGTTGATCGGCCTCCCGGATGAGCCGTGGCGGGAAGTTCAGTGGCGCAAGGCGAAGGTCTCGCGGGACTGGCACGTGCAGGTCGACACGATCAAATACTCGGTTCCGCACCAGCACGCCGGGCAGACCCTGGACGTGCGGGTGGTCGGTGAGCAGGTCACGATCCTTGCCGGCGGGGCAGTGATCGCTTCGCACCAGCGTGGGGCGCGGCGTCATTCCTACGTCACCGACGCCGACCATGCGCCGCACGGGTATGAGGACACCTCACTGCTATGGACCCGGGCCTATTTCATCCGGCAAGCGACCAAGGTCGGCCCCTACACGGTCCAGGCTTTGACCCGGTTGCTGGAGCGGAAGAAGATCGAAGCCCAGGGCTACCGGTCGTGCTTGAACATCCTCGAGCTGGGGAAAGGCAACAACCGCAGCCTGTTGGAACAGGCCTGCCACGACCTCTGCGTGCACGACGCGAGGAACCCGATCAGCTATACCGCGGTCAAGCATCGCATCGCCGTCCTGCGTGCGGACCATGCCGGGCGTCCTGCAACTCTCGCTCCTGGCCCGGGGCCGTCCGCTGCGACGGGGAGAACGGTGGGCGTCCGGGATACCAGCCGTGCCCACCTGGACGGGATCTCGCAGTTCAGTCTCGAGGCGCTGACCAACGCAAGCCTGACCGAGCCGACGACGGGGGAAGGCCGTGCTTGA
- a CDS encoding ATP-binding protein: MGLFTRLRMTAFGQAVIDMANDPAYDEWTFSRKVRHALDQETTARAQRRVVKLLKESKTPNPAACIEEIHYLPDRTLNREVVARLASCQWIEQTTNLVILGKSSVGKSYLAQALVNAACRHDHTARYFRLDDLANKLAVYHRADSERLKFLGDLHDCDVLVLDDFLTTPISPETASELLNILAGREHRGATVVTSQFDPEDWYKSLHDAVIAESILNRIVSSSELIQLDGPNMRRRAHADQGAEPAS, from the coding sequence ATGGGGCTGTTTACCAGGTTGCGGATGACCGCGTTCGGCCAGGCTGTCATCGACATGGCCAACGATCCGGCCTATGACGAATGGACGTTCTCCCGCAAGGTCCGTCACGCCTTGGACCAGGAGACCACGGCCCGGGCCCAGCGTCGGGTGGTGAAACTGCTCAAGGAGTCGAAAACGCCCAACCCGGCCGCTTGCATTGAAGAGATCCACTATCTGCCCGATAGGACGCTGAACCGGGAGGTCGTGGCACGGCTCGCGTCGTGCCAGTGGATTGAGCAGACGACGAATCTGGTGATCCTCGGGAAATCAAGTGTCGGCAAATCGTATTTGGCCCAGGCCTTGGTCAACGCGGCTTGCCGGCACGACCACACGGCACGCTACTTCCGGCTTGATGACCTGGCCAATAAGCTCGCGGTCTATCATCGGGCGGACTCCGAACGGCTGAAGTTCCTCGGAGACCTGCACGACTGCGATGTCCTGGTCCTGGATGATTTCCTGACCACGCCGATCAGCCCGGAGACTGCGAGCGAACTGCTCAATATCCTCGCAGGACGTGAACACCGGGGCGCCACGGTGGTGACGTCGCAGTTCGATCCCGAGGACTGGTACAAGTCGCTGCACGATGCGGTGATCGCCGAGTCAATCCTTAACCGCATTGTTTCCAGCAGTGAACTGATCCAGCTTGACGGGCCGAATATGCGCCGGCGCGCCCACGCCGATCAAGGAGCTGAGCCTGCAAGCTAA
- a CDS encoding zinc-binding dehydrogenase: MLPVRSTGVTESSVHTIEVALKIGAADIAIDMDTYPTAEARLAAFHEIAGQGADVVIECAGIPSAVAESIDLARPNAQVLVLGQYTDHGPTPINPHLITKKQLKVFGSWGFSPAHYVKYVKSLPQLVKNHDLASILSVYDLENVNEALADVASGAVTKAALRPQTGN, encoded by the coding sequence GTGCTACCGGTTCGTTCCACAGGCGTTACCGAAAGCTCCGTCCATACAATTGAGGTCGCTTTGAAGATAGGAGCTGCGGATATCGCGATCGATATGGATACCTACCCGACCGCCGAAGCACGTCTTGCAGCTTTCCACGAGATTGCCGGCCAGGGAGCAGACGTCGTAATCGAATGCGCCGGTATACCATCCGCGGTGGCCGAATCCATAGACCTGGCGCGGCCAAACGCCCAGGTACTGGTGCTCGGGCAATACACGGATCACGGCCCCACTCCGATCAACCCCCACCTGATCACCAAGAAGCAGCTCAAGGTGTTCGGATCCTGGGGCTTCTCGCCGGCACACTACGTCAAGTACGTGAAATCACTACCGCAGCTGGTCAAGAATCACGATCTGGCTTCCATACTCTCCGTATACGACTTGGAGAACGTGAACGAAGCACTTGCCGATGTAGCATCAGGCGCGGTTACAAAGGCCGCCCTAAGACCTCAGACAGGGAACTAA
- a CDS encoding TerC family protein codes for MQVSPLIWIITIAVTIVFFVYEFFVHVRKPHEPSIGESARWSVFYISLALLFGVGIGTLSGWTYGGEYFAGYLTEKALSIDNLFVFLLVMGAFAVPKIYQQKVLMVGIIIALVLRGIFIAVGAALIENLSWIFYVFGALLLLLAYRQAFSNHESDPANNRFMRFIRRHLAVTDEYHEDKLTVKKDGKRFVTPMLLTIIAIGFVDLIFAVDSIPAIYGLTDQAYIVFTANVFALMGLRQLFFLIGGLLERLVYLSQGLAVILAFIGVKLVFHALHVNELAFINGGQPLLWIPEIPISFSLLFIAATITVATVASLFKTRGNQKRPAAPAPSDPSTTKDDSK; via the coding sequence ATGCAGGTATCGCCCCTGATCTGGATCATCACCATTGCCGTGACGATCGTCTTCTTCGTTTACGAATTCTTCGTCCACGTGCGCAAGCCCCACGAGCCGTCCATCGGTGAATCCGCCCGATGGTCGGTGTTTTACATCAGCCTCGCACTGCTGTTCGGTGTCGGTATCGGCACGCTCTCGGGATGGACATACGGGGGCGAATATTTCGCCGGTTACCTTACCGAAAAGGCACTGTCGATTGACAACCTCTTTGTTTTCCTGCTGGTCATGGGTGCGTTCGCCGTACCGAAGATCTACCAGCAGAAGGTACTGATGGTAGGCATCATCATCGCGCTGGTACTGCGTGGCATCTTCATTGCCGTCGGCGCGGCGCTGATCGAGAACTTGTCCTGGATCTTCTACGTCTTCGGCGCCCTGTTGCTCTTGTTGGCCTACCGGCAGGCATTCTCAAACCACGAAAGCGATCCGGCCAACAACCGGTTCATGCGCTTCATACGCCGCCACTTGGCGGTGACCGATGAGTACCACGAAGACAAGCTCACCGTGAAGAAGGACGGCAAGCGGTTCGTTACCCCGATGCTGCTCACCATCATCGCCATCGGGTTCGTCGACTTGATCTTCGCTGTCGACTCGATCCCCGCCATCTACGGGCTCACCGACCAGGCCTACATCGTCTTCACGGCGAACGTCTTTGCCTTGATGGGGCTACGCCAGCTGTTCTTTCTCATCGGCGGCTTGCTGGAGCGACTGGTCTACCTCTCCCAAGGCCTTGCCGTCATCCTGGCGTTCATTGGCGTGAAGCTCGTCTTCCACGCACTGCACGTCAATGAGCTTGCCTTCATCAACGGCGGGCAGCCGCTCCTGTGGATCCCCGAAATCCCGATCTCCTTCTCCCTGCTCTTTATTGCCGCCACGATCACCGTGGCCACCGTCGCGAGCCTGTTCAAGACCCGCGGCAACCAAAAGCGTCCCGCTGCACCTGCACCGAGCGATCCCTCCACCACGAAGGATGACTCCAAATGA
- a CDS encoding hemolysin family protein, whose product MSDVVGIVVTLVLLAANFYFVGAEFALISARRSIIEPQAERGSRSAKMALWAIENVSLVMAGAQLGITVCSLALGYVTKPLVKYAVAGPFEAIGIPASWIDPLSYAIALALVTYLHVVFAEMVPKNMALAGPERMALVLGPSMVVLVKILRPVLWLMNSMGNLVLRGMGVTPKDEVASTFTRDEVASMVAESREGGLLDHHDERLLMGALSFDARTIGSVAIDFARVQTLPRDVCAADVEAAAAHGFSRFPLTDPTGAPVGYVHIKDVLGLDPGARILPLEDDVVRALPEFMADQSVRPALQAMQRNGAHLALVRDTATGAITGMVTLEDMLEELVGQIRHDSNTAL is encoded by the coding sequence ATGAGCGATGTGGTTGGAATCGTTGTCACCCTCGTGCTGCTGGCCGCGAACTTCTACTTTGTGGGAGCAGAATTCGCGTTGATCTCCGCGCGCCGCAGTATCATCGAACCGCAGGCTGAACGCGGGAGCCGCAGCGCCAAGATGGCGTTATGGGCCATCGAAAACGTCTCCCTCGTCATGGCAGGCGCGCAGCTGGGCATCACCGTGTGTTCACTTGCTCTGGGATACGTCACCAAACCATTGGTGAAGTACGCGGTGGCCGGTCCCTTCGAGGCGATCGGCATCCCGGCCTCGTGGATCGACCCCCTGTCCTATGCGATCGCACTCGCCTTGGTGACCTACCTGCACGTCGTGTTCGCGGAAATGGTGCCCAAGAACATGGCCCTTGCCGGACCCGAACGGATGGCCCTGGTCTTGGGTCCAAGCATGGTGGTCCTGGTGAAGATCCTGCGCCCTGTCCTGTGGCTGATGAACAGCATGGGCAACTTGGTGCTGCGCGGTATGGGCGTTACCCCGAAGGATGAAGTCGCCAGTACCTTCACCCGGGACGAAGTGGCCAGCATGGTCGCCGAATCCCGCGAAGGCGGACTCCTTGACCACCACGATGAACGCCTGCTGATGGGGGCTTTGAGCTTCGATGCCCGCACCATCGGTTCGGTGGCCATCGACTTCGCCCGGGTCCAGACGCTGCCGCGGGATGTATGTGCGGCAGATGTCGAAGCAGCAGCCGCACATGGCTTCTCGCGCTTCCCGTTGACCGATCCCACCGGCGCCCCGGTGGGTTACGTTCACATCAAGGATGTGTTGGGACTGGACCCAGGGGCCCGCATCCTCCCCTTGGAAGACGATGTCGTGCGGGCCTTGCCCGAATTCATGGCCGACCAATCCGTGCGTCCGGCGTTGCAGGCCATGCAACGCAATGGTGCCCACCTCGCCCTGGTGCGAGACACGGCAACCGGAGCAATCACCGGAATGGTGACCCTGGAGGACATGCTGGAAGAACTAGTCGGGCAGATCCGCCACGACAGCAACACCGCACTCTAG
- a CDS encoding hemolysin family protein, translated as MEWISLLLAIILIFGCGLFVAAEFSLITVSRNEVKAAADAGDKRAVGVLRGMGTLSTQLSGAQLGITLTNLGIGFLAEPAIAALVVGPLQSAGMPETAARSISIALALVIATILTMVFGELVPKNLAIAKPFATAKAVVGFQRGFSVVTRPLLYFFNGNANWIVRRFGIEPKEELASARSAEELVALVGHSAREGVLPSETAEMLRRTVAFGNRRAHDVMTPRTRMVSVTADQSVDSILALAAESGHSRFPLLDAQGHRADGLVHIRTLLGVPHARRSTTPVGAYAETAILVPDTIELDELMDQLRGGGMQMAVLIDETGDIAGLITLEDLVEEIVGEVRDEHDPEENTVQILAENHWLLDASLRPDEANDLIGCEIPENSDYETLAGLVTLHLGRLASRGDAVTLVVPGLPGQLRKQLLFTVNEVQGARIAALDVVATELDDLEETR; from the coding sequence ATGGAGTGGATATCACTGCTTCTGGCCATCATCCTGATCTTCGGATGTGGCCTGTTCGTCGCCGCGGAATTTTCCCTGATCACGGTCAGCCGAAATGAAGTCAAGGCGGCCGCTGACGCCGGTGACAAGCGTGCAGTCGGTGTGCTCAGGGGGATGGGTACCCTCTCGACCCAGCTCTCCGGCGCCCAACTGGGCATCACCCTGACCAACCTGGGCATCGGCTTTCTTGCCGAGCCCGCCATCGCGGCGCTGGTCGTTGGACCACTGCAGTCCGCCGGGATGCCCGAAACGGCGGCTCGATCGATTTCCATCGCGCTGGCGTTGGTCATCGCCACCATCTTGACCATGGTCTTTGGTGAGTTGGTCCCCAAGAACCTCGCCATCGCCAAGCCCTTCGCCACGGCTAAGGCCGTGGTGGGTTTCCAGCGCGGGTTCAGCGTCGTGACCCGGCCCCTTCTGTATTTCTTCAACGGCAACGCCAACTGGATCGTGCGCCGTTTCGGCATCGAGCCAAAGGAAGAGCTGGCATCGGCACGGTCGGCCGAAGAACTGGTGGCATTGGTCGGCCACTCGGCGCGTGAAGGGGTGCTGCCGTCGGAAACGGCGGAAATGCTCCGGCGCACCGTGGCCTTTGGCAACCGCCGTGCACATGATGTCATGACTCCGCGAACCCGGATGGTTTCGGTCACCGCCGACCAATCCGTCGACAGCATCTTGGCCTTGGCCGCCGAATCCGGTCATTCCCGGTTCCCCCTGCTCGATGCCCAGGGTCATCGAGCAGACGGGCTCGTACATATCCGCACCCTCTTGGGGGTGCCCCACGCCCGGCGTTCCACCACCCCGGTGGGCGCATACGCTGAAACAGCTATCCTGGTTCCCGACACCATCGAATTGGATGAGCTGATGGATCAATTGCGCGGCGGCGGCATGCAAATGGCCGTGCTGATTGATGAAACCGGTGATATCGCCGGGCTTATCACCCTCGAGGATCTTGTCGAGGAAATTGTCGGCGAGGTTCGCGACGAGCATGACCCCGAGGAAAACACCGTTCAGATCCTCGCGGAGAACCACTGGCTCCTGGATGCCTCCCTGCGCCCGGATGAGGCCAACGATCTGATCGGCTGCGAGATTCCGGAGAATTCCGACTACGAAACCCTCGCCGGTCTGGTCACCTTGCATCTGGGCCGTTTAGCTTCCAGGGGGGACGCTGTCACGTTGGTCGTACCGGGATTGCCCGGCCAACTGCGGAAACAGTTGCTCTTCACTGTCAATGAGGTCCAAGGCGCGCGAATCGCCGCCTTGGACGTGGTGGCCACCGAACTCGATGACCTGGAGGAAACCCGATGA
- a CDS encoding recombinase family protein, with protein sequence MPSHLVGCARVSTNQQDLAAQQAGLRALGVPDDLVYVDHGLTGRNRERPGLQQALAACRAGDTLVVTKLDRLARSLPDASDIVEDLTKRHIKLRLGGNVHDPTDPVGRLLFNVLAMVAEFESDLIRARTREGMQMAKAKGRLRGKQPKLSPAQEKHLVALHHSGKHTSAEIAELFGVVGSTVYRIVQRSM encoded by the coding sequence CTGCCATCGCATCTGGTCGGGTGTGCCCGCGTCTCCACGAACCAACAAGACCTCGCCGCCCAACAAGCCGGGCTCAGGGCACTCGGCGTGCCCGACGATCTGGTCTACGTCGACCACGGGCTCACCGGGCGCAACCGCGAACGCCCCGGCCTCCAGCAGGCCCTTGCCGCCTGCCGGGCCGGGGACACCCTGGTGGTCACCAAGCTCGACCGCCTCGCCCGCTCCCTGCCCGACGCGAGCGACATCGTCGAGGACCTCACCAAGCGCCACATCAAGCTGAGGCTGGGTGGGAACGTCCACGACCCCACCGACCCCGTCGGCCGGCTCCTGTTCAACGTCCTGGCCATGGTCGCCGAGTTCGAGTCCGACCTCATCCGCGCCCGCACTCGCGAAGGCATGCAGATGGCCAAGGCCAAGGGCAGGCTCCGCGGCAAGCAGCCCAAGCTCTCCCCCGCCCAGGAAAAACACCTCGTCGCCCTCCACCACAGTGGAAAGCACACCAGCGCGGAAATCGCCGAGCTCTTCGGGGTCGTCGGCAGCACGGTTTACCGGATTGTTCAGCGGTCGATGTAA